The DNA window ATCAACGCTACCTTTAACAACATCATCATCACCCTTACCAACAAAAGCGGCCAAGCTATTTCATGGTCTTCAGCTGGTAAAATGGGTTTCAAAGGTTCTAAAAAGAACACTCCTTACGCTGCCGGTCAGGCTGCTGCCGATTGCGGTAAAGCTGCTTATGACCTAGGCTTACGTAAAGTTGAGGTATTTGTTAAAGGCCCGGGTTCAGGCCGCGAGTCTGCTATCCGCACCCTGCAAACAACAGGTATCGAGGTAACTACTATAAAGGACATCACCCCGCTTCCGCACAACGGTTGCCGTCCATCAAAACGCAGAAGAGTTTAATTCACACTATTTTTAAAGCTAAGATTCGGCAGCTGCGGGCTGCTTGATACTTTAAAACACACTACAATGGCAAGATATACAGGCCCAAAATCAAGAATTGCGCGCAGGTTCCGCGAACCAATCTTCGGTCCGGACAAAGCGCTGGAAAGAAAAAACTATGGCCCTGGTATGCATGGCGCTTCTAAAAGAAGAGGAAAGCAATCAGAGTACGCTGTACAGTTAATGGAAAAACAAAAGGTAAAATACACTTACGGTGTATTAGAACGTCAGTTCGAGAACCTTTTCCACACTGCATCAGCTAAAGAAGGTATCACAGGTGAAAACCTGCTTAAATTTTTGGAAGCACGTTTAGATAACGCTGTTTACCGTTTAGGCATCGCTCCAACACGTTCAGGCGCACGCCAGTTGGTTGGTCACAAACACATCACCGTTAACGGCGAAGTGGTAAACATTGCATCATACCAGCTTAGGGCAGGTGATGTAATAGCCGTACGCGAAAAATCAAAATCTCTTGAAGCTATTACCAATTCGGTAGCTGGCCGCAAGATTAATAAATACAGCTGGTTAGAATGGGATGCTGCTAACTTAACAGGCAAATTCCTTAACTACCCTAATCGCGATGAAATCCCTGAGAATATCAAGGAAAACCTTATCGTCGAGTTGTACTCAAAATAATAACGATATTTTTCTGCGGAATGATCGGCATTGTATGTCGATCATTTTCGCGGTTAAAGTCAATCCAATTAAGTAAACAATAAACAAAAGATATAAATGGCAATTTTAGCATTTCAAAAACCAGACAAGGTTATCATGCAGAAATCAAATGATTTTGATGGCACGTTTGAATTTCGTCCGTTAGAACCAGGATTCGGTATAACCATTGGTAATGCTCTGCGTCGTATCTTACTTTCTTCATTAGAAGGTTACGCCATCACATCTGTACGTATTTCAGGTGTGTTGCATGAGTTTTCTACCATCAAAGGTGTGGTTGAAGACATGACCGAGATCATCCTAAACTTAAAGCAGGTTCGCTTTAAAAGATCAGGTGAAACCAGCGATAATGAGAAGGTATTTGTAATCATTAGCGGTCAGGATGCTTTCAAAGCCGGTGATATCACCAAGTTTTCAAACAACTTTGACGTACTGAATCCTGAGCTGGTTATCTGCAATATGGATCCTTCAGTTACGCTTGAAGTTGAGCTTACTGTTGCTAAAGGCCGTGGCTATATTGCAAGCGAAGAGAACAAAAATCCTGATGCTAACGTAGGTGTAATAGCTATCGACTCTATCTTCACCCCGATAAAGAACGTTAAGTATACATTGGAAAACTACCGTGTAGAACAGAAAACGGATTATGAGAAACTGATCCTTGATATTTCTACAGATGGTTCTATCCACCCTGAAGACGCACTTAAGCAAGCTGCTAAGATCCTTATCCAGCACTTCATGCTGTTCTCTGATGAGAATATGATGCTTGAAGCACAGGCTAAGGAAGAAACTAAAGAGGTTGACGAAGAGATCCTGCACATGCGTAAGATCCTTAAAACCGAATTGGTTGATCTTGACTTGAGCGTACGTGCTCTTAACTGCTTAAAAGCTGCTGACATCCGCAGCCTGGCTGACTTAGTATCTTACGACGTTGCCGACATGCTTAAGTTCAGGAACTTCGGTAAAAAATCATTAACTGAGATCCAGGACCTGGTTAAATCAAAAGGCTTATCTTTTGGTATGAACCTGGCCAAGTTTAAACTGGACGAAGAATAAACAACAGAATTAAGAGATAAGAATCAAGAGTCAGGACTATCTTGGTTCTTGATTCTTATCTCTTTAATCCCTTTAACAACCGCGTAATTCCGAGGGCTTGACGATAAAACGCCGCCCAACGGTATGCACGTGCCACTAACAACAAAAAAACAATGAGACACGGTAAAAAAGTAAACCACTTAGGCCGCACTGACAGCCACCGCAAAGCGATGCTGGCTAACATGGCCTCTTCACTTATCCTGCACAAACGCATTACGACTACGCTTGCAAAAGCTAAAGCACTGCGTGTGTATGTTGAGCCACTTGTAACAAAATCAAAAAACGATACTACGCACTCTCGCCGTACCGTATTCAGCTACCTGCAGGATAAGGACACCGTGAACATCTTGTTCCGCGAAGTTGCTGAGAAAGTTGCTAACCGTCCGGGTGGTTACACG is part of the Mucilaginibacter terrenus genome and encodes:
- the rpsK gene encoding 30S ribosomal protein S11, with protein sequence MAKAKKVTKKRIVVVESVGEAHINATFNNIIITLTNKSGQAISWSSAGKMGFKGSKKNTPYAAGQAAADCGKAAYDLGLRKVEVFVKGPGSGRESAIRTLQTTGIEVTTIKDITPLPHNGCRPSKRRRV
- the rpsD gene encoding 30S ribosomal protein S4 produces the protein MARYTGPKSRIARRFREPIFGPDKALERKNYGPGMHGASKRRGKQSEYAVQLMEKQKVKYTYGVLERQFENLFHTASAKEGITGENLLKFLEARLDNAVYRLGIAPTRSGARQLVGHKHITVNGEVVNIASYQLRAGDVIAVREKSKSLEAITNSVAGRKINKYSWLEWDAANLTGKFLNYPNRDEIPENIKENLIVELYSK
- a CDS encoding DNA-directed RNA polymerase subunit alpha — protein: MAILAFQKPDKVIMQKSNDFDGTFEFRPLEPGFGITIGNALRRILLSSLEGYAITSVRISGVLHEFSTIKGVVEDMTEIILNLKQVRFKRSGETSDNEKVFVIISGQDAFKAGDITKFSNNFDVLNPELVICNMDPSVTLEVELTVAKGRGYIASEENKNPDANVGVIAIDSIFTPIKNVKYTLENYRVEQKTDYEKLILDISTDGSIHPEDALKQAAKILIQHFMLFSDENMMLEAQAKEETKEVDEEILHMRKILKTELVDLDLSVRALNCLKAADIRSLADLVSYDVADMLKFRNFGKKSLTEIQDLVKSKGLSFGMNLAKFKLDEE
- the rplQ gene encoding 50S ribosomal protein L17; its protein translation is MRHGKKVNHLGRTDSHRKAMLANMASSLILHKRITTTLAKAKALRVYVEPLVTKSKNDTTHSRRTVFSYLQDKDTVNILFREVAEKVANRPGGYTRIVKLENRLGDNAEMAIIELVDYNTVYGKDTAAATAKKSRRRGAGKAKAAATAEVETAPVAEAAPAVEEAPATPEAPAANEENAEKGE